GGAATAACCGAATTCGGAATTGGCATTTAAATTATAAAATATACCTGCGTTATCAGTGTAAGTTCCCGTGGTTTGCCCGTCAAGCAATATGGCAAAACCCTGGCCATTCGCTTTCAATCCAGTGATCGTTATCCCGTCACCACTGATAAAAGCACTTGTTGATGTTGCAACAAAGGTGGTACCGTCAAAATCAGCCTTAAAAACACCGGTCTGCGGATTTGGATTCGGATTTGGATCAATGATGATTTCATCATCTACCGAAATCGGGCCCGCCCAGTCACTCTTCAGTTCCCCGCAATTCGTACGCACATAGAAATCATATTCCAGAGTAGTATCCAAGCCATCAACCGAAAAGGAATGCTCGGCGGTTGTGACTGATGTTCCCTGGCCGTGTACAAACCCGGCTGGGCCATATTCCACTTCCCATAAATCGCCTTCCGATACCCATGTCAGCGTAACTTTGGTTTCCACAAAATCAGAGGAAGAAAAGGAAGTCGGTTCCGGACATTCGGTAATGTTTGGATTCAGTACATACGGATCAATCGGTTCTACATCTTCCGAACAGGAGCTTAAGGACAGCAAAGTCAGCAAAGCAAATACCCTGAATATTATTTTGAAGTTTTTCATAACAGTTTTTTTATTCGCCCCAAATATAATTTATTTTATGATTATGTCAACTTTTTCCGCGGGACTCTTCTGAGCAACAATAACCCGACCAGGAAAAACAGCGCCAGGAATACAATGGCAAACCTTGGACTTCCTGTAATCTGGTCAATAATACCGTAAACCATCATACCAATCACGATGCCGATTTTCTCGGAAACATCATAAAAACTGAAGAATGATGCCGTGTCTTCGGTTTCAGGGAGCAATTTAGAATAAGTGGACCGCGACAATGCCTGAATGCCGCCCATTACCAATCCTACCAAGCCTGCCATAGCATAGAATTGCATTGGCGTAGTAATAAAATAAGCCCCAATGCACAATAGGAACCAGAACGCGTTAATGACAATCAATACCGGAATATTGCCGAATTTTGCCGAAGCCCTCGACGTTAAAACCGCGCCCAAAACTGCGACCAGTTGGATGACCAAAATACAAATGATCAGGCCGGTAGTACTTTGGTCTGCATTTTCCCATTTGATTTCCTGTGAACCGAAATAAGTTGCAATCAACATCACTGTCTGTACGGCCATGCTATATACAAAAAAGCTGCTGAGGTATCTTTTGAGCGGCACGTTTTCCTTTAATAATCCCCAGACTTTCTTCAACTCACGGAAACCGTTGAATATCACTTCGCGTGTAATTTTTTCTGCATTTTTATTGCCTTTCGGCAGATAATAATAAGTGTACTGGCTGAAAATAATCCACCAGGCACCTACACTGATGAACGAATATTTCATCGCTTTCAATGCCGCTTCCAAAGGTTCGCCAGTAATCCCGAAAATAGCCGGTTTCATGACCATGGCAAGGTTTACTACCAATAAAATGACGCTGCCCAGATACCCAAGCGAATAGCCTTTGGCACTGATTTTATCCTGCTGTTCCGGATATGCGATATCAGGCAAATACGAATTGTAAAACACGAGGCTTCCCCAAAAACCGATCAGACCAAGGAAATAAAACAACAAGCCTGTATAAATATTCTCGAGGTCAAACCAATACAATCCCATGCAGGAAAATGCGCCAAGGTAGCAGAAAAAGCGCATGAAGTTTTTCTTATTGCCCACATAATCCGCAATTCCGGACAGTAATGGTGAAAAGAATGCCACGGCAAGGAAAGCCGCCGCGGTAACGAAGCTGATCAATGCCGAGTTCTTCAGCGAGGTCCCGAAAACATAGATGTAGTGGTCGCGTCCTGTAAACAGCTTTTCATAAAAAATCGGAAATATTGCTGAGGAAATCGTCAATGGATATACGGAATTCGCCCAATCGTAAAACGCCCAGGCGTTTAGTAGTTTTTTGCTTCCTTTTTCTAAATCGGCCATAGTGAAGATTTTTCACGAATGTATTTATTTTTTTTGGGATTGTGGAAACGTTGCTTCAATTTCACGGAAAGTTAATGCTAAAGGCACCGCAGGATCGTGCCAAAAACTCGCATCACTATGCTGTGCAAATAAAAAAGCTGCCTCTCAAAGAAGCAGCTTCACTATAATTTACTGTAATTGTAGACGGATTACTTATAAACCACGCCAAACTTCGCTGCAGTCGCTTTAGCTTTCGGAATCAGATTCTTGATATTCCTGATCCTTGTGGCATCAGACGGGTGCGTGCTCAGGAATTCCGGCGGCGCGGCACCACCATTTGCAGACATCCTTTGCCAGAAAACTACCGCCTGGTCCGGATTGTAACCGGCAATCGCCATTAGTGTAAGCCCGATTTCATCTGCCTCAGACTCATTGCTGCGGCTGAAAGGAAGGGTGACCGCGAGGGTCGAGCCCAGTCCGTACGCTTGCTGGAAAATCGCCTGGTTCTGTGTTGATTGCCCTGAAGTAGCGGCGACTACCCCTACCCCGACCAGTTGTTGCAATTGGTCTACACTCATACGTTGTGCGCCGTGGTTTGCCAAAGCGTGGGAAACCTCGTGCCCTAAAACGGTAGCCAATCCGGCTTCATCTTTGGTAACCGGCAGTATCCCGGAGTATACCACAATCTTTCCGCCCGGCATGCACCAGGCATTCACTTCCTTATTCTCTACCAGTTTGTATTCCCAGGCATAACCGTTAAGGTAATCTTTCTGCCCGAGTGAATTCAGGTATTTCTCGGCTGCAATACGGATTTTGTTACCCACAGTCTGTACCTGTTGTGCGGCAGCCGAGCCCGACACTACTTTATTTTCCGTAAGGAATTGCTTGTACTGTGCAAATGCAGTTGGAAATATCTGATCATTCGAAACGAAGTTCAGCGTTTTCTTTCCGGTAAACGGGTTTGTCGCACAGGATGCACCGAGCGCAACTGCAAAAGCAGATATTATTACGTATTTTCTCATGGTTTATGGTTTTAAAACATTCCAAAAGTACGATTTTAATTACGCGCCGGTAATATGTAATTCCGTAAAATCTTTATCAATAAACAATGTATTCCCATTAAACTGGATCGTATCTGCAGCAGCGCGTTCATTATCAATATAAATGGTCTTGACCTGGAATGGGAGTCCGTGGAGGTTGATTTTGAATTTGCTGTACGGAATCTCAAACTTCCCTTCCTTATGCTGCTGGATAATAAGCTGGTTTTCCTTGCCATTGAAGGTAAAGGTTGAAAAGCTGTAACGCCCTTTATTGTAATCATAACCGTCCTGAGCGTCTTCATACAGGAAGGATTTTTCCTTTCCGAGCTTATAATATACTTCCAAAGTCACCTCGTCAAATTTCAGTTCGCCTACATATTGCTGCACCGGATATTTCGGGATGATGCCGCCTTCCTTAATGAAAATAGGAATCTGGTCATAATCCGTTTTTACCCAAAGTTCTTTCTTTCCTGAAACCAGTTCACCGGTCCAGTAATTGTACCAATTCCCGACAGGAAGGTACATTCTCCTCCCCTGCGCATTCGGTTCGAGGATTGGGCAGACCAGGATGTGGTTCCCGAAAATGAATTCATCAGTACGGTAATGCGTCTGCGGATCTTCCTGGTCGAAATATACCAATGGCTTCAGCATAGGGACACCGTCATTAATATATTCATAAAACATCGTATACAGATAGGGCAATAACTGGTAACGCAGGCTGACGAATTTCCGCGTGATGTCAATCACTTCTTCGTCAAATGACCACGGTTCCTGATCACCATGATCTCCGGAGGAATGTGTACGGCAGAATGGATGGAACACGCCCAGCTGGATCCAGCGCGCATACAATTCGCCGGAAGGCTGCTCTGCAAAACCACCGATATCGGAACCCGTAAATCCCATCCCTGAAATGGACATCCGCTGCATCTGTATGTTTGCGATCCAAAGGTGTTCCCAACTTGCTACATTGTCGCCGGTCCAGGAGGACGTGTAGCGCTGCGCCCCGGAATATGCAGAACGCGTAATGATGAAGGGCCTTTTCGGGTATGCGAAACGCTTCACGCCTTCATAAGTAGCCCGTGCCATCTGCGTACCGTATATATTGTGTGCTTTGCGGTGGCTGCAAGGGTTACCGTCATAATCGTGGCGTACGTCCATCGGGAAGGTTTTGCCCGGAACTTCCATTACGGCAGGCTCATTCATATCGTTCCAGACGCCTTTCACGCCGATGTCTGAAATCAGTTCGCGGAACAATCCGGCCCACCATTCGCGGACTTCAGGATTGGTATAATCAGGGAAGTTGCATTCGCCGGGCCAGACCTTGCCTTTCATGTACGGGCCGTCAGCCCTTTTGCAGAAATAATCTTTTTCCAAAGCTTCCTTGTAAACCCAATAATCCTTATCGATTTTTATTCCAGGATCGATAATGACGACGGTCTTGAAACCATCTTCAGCCAGTTCGGCAACCATCTTTTTCGGGTCGGGGAAATACTCCTTATTCCATGTAAAACAACGAAAACCGTCCATATAATCGATGTCGAGGTAAATGGCATCGCACGGGATCTGCAACTCGCGGAACTTTGAGGTAATTTCCCTGACCTTGCTCTCCGGATAGTAGCTCCACTTGCATTGGTGGTACCCTAATGTCCACATGGGCGGCATTTCGGGTTTTCCGGTCAAATGCGTATAAGTGGTCACGACATCAGCCATTTGCGGGCCGTAAATAAAGTAATAGTTCATCTCCCCGCCTTCAGCCCAAAAACTCGTGACGTTCCTTCTTTCCTGTGCAAAATCAAAATTGGTACGGAAGGTATTGTCAAAGAAAATACCGTAGGCTTTCCGGTTATGCAGCCCGATGTAAAACGGCACGACTTTATACAGCGGCTCCTGGTCTTTATGGAAGGCATACTGGTCCATTGCCCAGTTCTCAACACGTTTGCCTTTAAGGTTTGAATGCGAAGCCTTATCACCTAAGCCGTAATAACTTTCACCATCGTGCGATACCTTGCTCATCTTCACGATATTCCCGCCGAAATTGTAATTTTCCTCCCAGTGAAAACCGAGCTCGTCCTCAAGAATGACATTGTTATCCAAATCTGTCAGCAAAATCTTAAGGTCCGTTTTGCTGACACGGCAGATGAGCTTGCTGGTGTTTATCTGATAAAAAGTCTTCTGCTCTATGAGCTCGAGGAAGTTATAGCCATGTGACTGGCTTTTATCGATAGCATAGGAAAAGTCATTGCTGAAATAACCCTTAGTCGTGTAGCGGAAGCGTATGAGGCTGTCGCGCAGCACGGTAATTTTGAGGATGACATTATTATCGGTATGGAAAAAGACGGAATCGGCTTCTTGCTGTACCGATGATACTGCTGTGGGATACAAATCGCCTTTATATTCTAGTTCAGTGTTTGTAATCATGTTTAAGAGGGTTGGAAAAAGCCAAATTTACAAAGTTAAGGTTAAGTTGGTGTTGGTAAGTTGGTGGAGTTTTCAACGATAACGTTGTAGGTTGCAGATGCTGTACCATGGTTTTTGGACTTTTGGGTTTTATTGCAATTTGATAAAGTATCGGGAAAGAATTTTATTCCAGTCGCAATGCAGCTTTTTGATTCATTATATTACTTTTGTTATATGGCAAATCCAAAAATAAAAATCCTCCTCACCCCATTTGATAAAGCCATTGAATCCCTTTGCTGGCTTTTAATAATAAGCATCTGGATTCTGGTATTTGTAAATTACCCGAAGCTACCAGACATCATCCCCATCCACTTCGATCTTTCAGGGAATGCGGATGGCTTTGGCGCGAAGGAAAACCTTTTTGCCCTGCCCATCGTGATTACGATACTGGCTATCGGGCTTTCTTTCCTAAACAAATTCCCGCATATTTTCAATTATATGGCAGCGATAACACCTGGGAATGCCATAAGGCAATATACTCTTGCAACAAGATTTATCAGGTTCTTAAAGCTCGGGACAGTTATTATTTTCGGGATGATTGTATTTGGCATGATCAGGAGCGCGGGCGGGAATGCCTGAATTAGACTGGTGAGATAATTATCCCATTTGCTAATTAACCTTAAATACCACTACGCCTAAAGGCGGCAATTCCACCTCTGCCGAGAAATCTCTCCCGTTCCATTCCTTCTTTTCAATCTTTACAGGTTTGATATTGCTTATGCCTGACCCACCGTATTCCTTGCTGTCCGAATTAAAGATTTCCGTCAGCTTGCCTTTGCCGGGCAATCCAACGCGGTAAGGCATACGTACAACCGGAGTAAAGTTACAAACGACAACCAGATCCTGTTTTGGATTTTCGCCTTTCCTGATGAAAGAGATTACAGCATTCTGATGGTCGTCATGGCTGATCCACTCGAAACCTTCAGGACTGAATTGCTTTTC
This genomic stretch from Flavobacterium pallidum harbors:
- a CDS encoding DUF6252 family protein — encoded protein: MKNFKIIFRVFALLTLLSLSSCSEDVEPIDPYVLNPNITECPEPTSFSSSDFVETKVTLTWVSEGDLWEVEYGPAGFVHGQGTSVTTAEHSFSVDGLDTTLEYDFYVRTNCGELKSDWAGPISVDDEIIIDPNPNPNPQTGVFKADFDGTTFVATSTSAFISGDGITITGLKANGQGFAILLDGQTTGTYTDNAGIFYNLNANSEFGYSNANENFETNGEVVITEINTTAHTISGTFHFTGIWSEFDANPAVPNKEFTNGTFTVSYTSTNPNPSTDTFFAKIDGTEFAETQIDVAAVSGTGVPDYISIVGTKPNDDNLGLRVNEGLSPGTYNITGPLTDDVVGAHLLKDDVLYQATAGTVTITQMTATHVTGTFSVTMKNFEGTVTLQVTEGAFSVDY
- a CDS encoding MFS transporter, yielding MADLEKGSKKLLNAWAFYDWANSVYPLTISSAIFPIFYEKLFTGRDHYIYVFGTSLKNSALISFVTAAAFLAVAFFSPLLSGIADYVGNKKNFMRFFCYLGAFSCMGLYWFDLENIYTGLLFYFLGLIGFWGSLVFYNSYLPDIAYPEQQDKISAKGYSLGYLGSVILLVVNLAMVMKPAIFGITGEPLEAALKAMKYSFISVGAWWIIFSQYTYYYLPKGNKNAEKITREVIFNGFRELKKVWGLLKENVPLKRYLSSFFVYSMAVQTVMLIATYFGSQEIKWENADQSTTGLIICILVIQLVAVLGAVLTSRASAKFGNIPVLIVINAFWFLLCIGAYFITTPMQFYAMAGLVGLVMGGIQALSRSTYSKLLPETEDTASFFSFYDVSEKIGIVIGMMVYGIIDQITGSPRFAIVFLALFFLVGLLLLRRVPRKKLT
- a CDS encoding M48 family metallopeptidase yields the protein MRKYVIISAFAVALGASCATNPFTGKKTLNFVSNDQIFPTAFAQYKQFLTENKVVSGSAAAQQVQTVGNKIRIAAEKYLNSLGQKDYLNGYAWEYKLVENKEVNAWCMPGGKIVVYSGILPVTKDEAGLATVLGHEVSHALANHGAQRMSVDQLQQLVGVGVVAATSGQSTQNQAIFQQAYGLGSTLAVTLPFSRSNESEADEIGLTLMAIAGYNPDQAVVFWQRMSANGGAAPPEFLSTHPSDATRIRNIKNLIPKAKATAAKFGVVYK
- a CDS encoding glycoside hydrolase family 31 protein, with translation MITNTELEYKGDLYPTAVSSVQQEADSVFFHTDNNVILKITVLRDSLIRFRYTTKGYFSNDFSYAIDKSQSHGYNFLELIEQKTFYQINTSKLICRVSKTDLKILLTDLDNNVILEDELGFHWEENYNFGGNIVKMSKVSHDGESYYGLGDKASHSNLKGKRVENWAMDQYAFHKDQEPLYKVVPFYIGLHNRKAYGIFFDNTFRTNFDFAQERRNVTSFWAEGGEMNYYFIYGPQMADVVTTYTHLTGKPEMPPMWTLGYHQCKWSYYPESKVREITSKFRELQIPCDAIYLDIDYMDGFRCFTWNKEYFPDPKKMVAELAEDGFKTVVIIDPGIKIDKDYWVYKEALEKDYFCKRADGPYMKGKVWPGECNFPDYTNPEVREWWAGLFRELISDIGVKGVWNDMNEPAVMEVPGKTFPMDVRHDYDGNPCSHRKAHNIYGTQMARATYEGVKRFAYPKRPFIITRSAYSGAQRYTSSWTGDNVASWEHLWIANIQMQRMSISGMGFTGSDIGGFAEQPSGELYARWIQLGVFHPFCRTHSSGDHGDQEPWSFDEEVIDITRKFVSLRYQLLPYLYTMFYEYINDGVPMLKPLVYFDQEDPQTHYRTDEFIFGNHILVCPILEPNAQGRRMYLPVGNWYNYWTGELVSGKKELWVKTDYDQIPIFIKEGGIIPKYPVQQYVGELKFDEVTLEVYYKLGKEKSFLYEDAQDGYDYNKGRYSFSTFTFNGKENQLIIQQHKEGKFEIPYSKFKINLHGLPFQVKTIYIDNERAAADTIQFNGNTLFIDKDFTELHITGA
- a CDS encoding DUF1648 domain-containing protein encodes the protein MANPKIKILLTPFDKAIESLCWLLIISIWILVFVNYPKLPDIIPIHFDLSGNADGFGAKENLFALPIVITILAIGLSFLNKFPHIFNYMAAITPGNAIRQYTLATRFIRFLKLGTVIIFGMIVFGMIRSAGGNA